The stretch of DNA AGGAGGTTGAAGATATTGCTCCCGAGCAGGTTTCCGACCGAGATCCCGTCCTCCCCTTTCATGATGGCGACGAGCGAGGTCGCCAGTTCGGGCAGGGAGGTCCCGACCGCCACGATCGAGAGACCGATGACGAAGGTGGGGATCTGGAAGAACCCGGCGATCGCCACCGCCCCGTCGATGACGAGCTGGGAACCGATCACCACGGCGGCAAGTCCGCCGACCGTGAGGAGGATATCCCGGCGGCCGTGGCTCCTGATCACGCCCTCCGCGATCGCCCCGCCGCCCCGCGTCATGATGAAGAGGATCACGGCAAAGGTGGCGAGCATCACGAGTCCGGCCGGGAGGTCGAGGACTCCGCGCAGGGCGCAGAGGCAGAAGACCCCGGTCGCCGCCAGCATGAGGGCGGTCTCGCGCAGGTTTGCCATGCCGCCGCTGACGAGCGCCGGCCTGATAAAGGCACAGAGGGCGAGCACGAGGGCGATATTTGCGATATTGCTCCCGAGGACGTTTCCAAGGGCGATTCCGGTGTCGTTTGCGATGACGGCGTTGACGCTCACCACGAATTCGGGAAGAGAGGTGCCGAATGCGATCACCGTGAAGCCGATGATCGCCGGGGAGACGCCGAACCGCGCCGCAAGACCGCCGCCGCCGCCGACGAAAAGGTCGGCGCCCTTGATGAGGAGGGCGATTCCTGCGAGAAACAGAATTACTTCGAGGATCATTGTGAGTTCCCGTTCTTATGGGGCTTCGCGCCTGATATGTTAATGCTCCCTGCGCCCCAACACCTACACACGATGGAGCGTTACTGGTTTGGGGAGATCGAAGGGGGGCAGTGCCGGCCTATCGCTGCCGATCCTGCGGCGGTTGCCCGCCGGCTTG from Methanofollis liminatans DSM 4140 encodes:
- a CDS encoding calcium/sodium antiporter gives rise to the protein MILEVILFLAGIALLIKGADLFVGGGGGLAARFGVSPAIIGFTVIAFGTSLPEFVVSVNAVIANDTGIALGNVLGSNIANIALVLALCAFIRPALVSGGMANLRETALMLAATGVFCLCALRGVLDLPAGLVMLATFAVILFIMTRGGGAIAEGVIRSHGRRDILLTVGGLAAVVIGSQLVIDGAVAIAGFFQIPTFVIGLSIVAVGTSLPELATSLVAIMKGEDGISVGNLLGSNIFNLLFVMGIGALIRPVPVANLTDTLIVAAFSVAVIPLFLGSDRWTRLWAVGLMAAYAVYIAFIFGMI